One part of the Thermococcus radiotolerans genome encodes these proteins:
- the glmU gene encoding bifunctional sugar-1-phosphate nucleotidylyltransferase/acetyltransferase — translation MKAVVLAAGKGERLRPLTDDRPKVMLKVANRAIIEYVLENLDPFVDEFIVVVRYEKEKLMATLGDEFNGKPITYVEQLPGDGTAKAIESAGKLIGDEEFIVANGDIYFEIDGVKELVSAFRRERADAALLVKEFDDLSHFGKIEVKENLVTAVKEKPGRVSGYANLGVYIFKPDVFHFIKKTPLSKRGEYEITDTLNLMLDAGRRVTYAVYSGYWNDVGRPWNMLELNEYLLKNKLKHSIRGIVEEGATVVPPVEIGEGTVVRSGTYIIGPVKIGRNSRIGPNCFIRPYTSIGDNCHIGNAVEVKNSIIMDNSNAPHLNYVGDSIIGENTNLGAGTITANLRHDKGTIKVEIKGKLEDSGRRKLGAIIGHNVKVGINVSIYPGRKIGSNSFVGPGVIVDRNVPSGSLVVAKQEKTVMTR, via the coding sequence ATGAAGGCCGTCGTTCTCGCAGCCGGGAAGGGTGAGAGGCTACGCCCGCTGACAGATGACAGGCCAAAGGTTATGCTCAAGGTCGCAAACAGGGCGATAATCGAGTACGTGCTTGAGAACCTCGATCCTTTCGTGGACGAGTTCATCGTGGTGGTCCGCTACGAGAAGGAGAAGCTGATGGCCACCCTCGGGGACGAGTTCAACGGAAAGCCGATAACCTACGTCGAGCAGCTCCCGGGGGACGGAACGGCCAAGGCCATAGAATCGGCGGGCAAGTTGATCGGGGACGAGGAGTTCATAGTTGCGAACGGGGACATATACTTCGAGATAGACGGTGTGAAGGAGCTCGTGAGTGCCTTCAGAAGGGAAAGGGCCGATGCTGCGCTGCTCGTCAAGGAGTTCGATGATTTGAGCCATTTCGGCAAGATCGAGGTCAAGGAAAACCTAGTCACGGCCGTTAAGGAAAAGCCCGGCAGGGTCTCGGGCTACGCGAACCTTGGGGTCTACATCTTCAAACCAGACGTCTTCCACTTCATCAAGAAAACTCCCCTCAGCAAGCGCGGGGAGTACGAGATAACCGACACGCTCAACTTGATGCTGGATGCCGGAAGGAGAGTAACCTACGCCGTCTATTCCGGCTACTGGAACGACGTTGGCAGGCCGTGGAACATGCTGGAGCTGAACGAATACCTCCTCAAGAACAAGCTTAAACACAGCATCAGGGGCATCGTGGAGGAAGGCGCCACGGTGGTTCCCCCGGTTGAAATCGGGGAGGGTACGGTCGTCAGGAGCGGGACCTACATAATCGGGCCGGTTAAGATAGGCAGGAACTCCCGCATCGGACCGAACTGCTTCATAAGACCGTACACCAGCATAGGTGACAACTGCCACATAGGCAACGCCGTGGAGGTTAAGAACTCCATCATAATGGACAATTCCAACGCTCCGCACCTCAACTACGTCGGGGACTCGATAATCGGGGAGAACACTAACCTCGGCGCTGGCACTATCACAGCAAACCTGAGGCACGACAAGGGCACGATAAAGGTTGAGATAAAGGGCAAGCTCGAGGACTCCGGAAGGAGGAAGCTCGGGGCGATAATAGGCCACAACGTCAAGGTGGGCATAAACGTTAGCATCTACCCCGGTAGGAAGATAGGGAGCAACTCCTTCGTCGGGCCAGGCGTGATAGTTGACAGAAACGTTCCAAGCGGGAGCCTCGTGGTGGCGAAGCAGGAGAAAACGGTGATGACGAGATGA
- a CDS encoding undecaprenyl-diphosphate phosphatase has protein sequence MVNIGEYVAPLVSGIVVALSSWLSISPEGYFVSNLLHSIDPAYADYLVPAYLGVTFAVLFYFKEKIALGSQNALRKSFDSDTRYLLYAAIFTVLLGYPILAGVRDVIGPRTSDMVNAAIGVVIIILALLAGTKSGAPFKGLESRIREEKGEATLLDAIISGLSQGITLLGGLSRSGLVLLGLLCTGISVRRALELSFIVAPVYFVMKLAFLGGWEPALPVSLLFTAFLAAFVVSIVTMKALVRLSESIGQRAFLVVFGSIAVAVYLLGVIL, from the coding sequence ATGGTTAACATCGGTGAATACGTAGCCCCCTTGGTTTCAGGCATCGTCGTTGCACTTTCGTCTTGGCTTTCCATCAGCCCCGAGGGATACTTCGTCTCAAACCTCCTTCACAGCATCGATCCGGCCTACGCGGACTACCTGGTGCCCGCCTATCTGGGGGTTACCTTCGCGGTTCTCTTCTACTTCAAGGAGAAGATAGCCCTCGGTTCCCAGAACGCCCTCCGGAAGAGCTTCGACTCTGACACGAGGTATCTTCTCTACGCCGCCATCTTCACGGTTCTCCTCGGTTACCCCATACTCGCCGGGGTCAGGGACGTTATCGGCCCCCGGACCTCAGACATGGTAAACGCCGCGATTGGCGTTGTGATAATCATCCTCGCTCTGCTCGCGGGCACGAAGTCGGGGGCACCCTTTAAGGGGCTGGAGAGCCGTATTCGAGAGGAAAAGGGAGAGGCAACTCTCCTCGATGCAATAATATCCGGCCTCTCGCAGGGAATCACACTCCTTGGCGGTCTTTCCAGGAGTGGACTGGTTCTCCTGGGTCTCCTGTGTACAGGCATAAGCGTGAGGCGGGCCCTTGAGTTGAGTTTTATCGTGGCCCCCGTGTACTTTGTCATGAAGCTCGCGTTCCTCGGCGGCTGGGAGCCCGCGCTCCCGGTTTCGCTGCTGTTCACGGCTTTCCTCGCCGCGTTCGTCGTCAGCATCGTAACGATGAAAGCCCTCGTAAGGCTCTCGGAGTCCATTGGCCAGAGGGCTTTTCTGGTCGTCTTTGGCTCAATCGCCGTCGCTGTTTACCTGCTGGGGGTGATTCTATGA
- a CDS encoding MBL fold metallo-hydrolase: MKLTVIYENHAGFRKGLLGAHGFSALIEHGGTRVLVDTGTDGSVLLHNMGELGIDVDGIDFLFITHGHYDHTGGMKAFLEARTKPLKVIGHPEIFRNRIALKPKRRDIGIPFSREELEGLGAEFVLRKEPFEFTPGFWSSGEILRRTWDRAVGYVERDGKLERDSVPDDMALIIDLGDGAAVVTGCGHSGVLNIAWHAEDVSGKPVRALIGGLHLNGAKREILDEVAERIEAERLYAGHCTGIDSYAYLKAMLGERIEPLHVGKTIEL; encoded by the coding sequence ATGAAACTGACCGTGATATACGAAAACCATGCCGGGTTTAGAAAGGGTCTCCTCGGCGCCCACGGCTTTTCAGCGCTCATTGAGCACGGAGGAACCAGGGTTCTCGTTGATACCGGCACGGATGGGAGCGTGCTCCTTCACAACATGGGGGAGCTGGGAATCGACGTGGACGGGATAGACTTCCTCTTCATCACCCACGGACACTACGACCACACGGGGGGAATGAAGGCCTTCCTCGAAGCCAGAACGAAGCCGTTGAAGGTCATCGGCCATCCGGAAATCTTCAGGAACAGAATAGCCCTGAAACCCAAAAGAAGGGACATCGGCATCCCGTTCAGCAGGGAGGAACTTGAAGGGCTGGGAGCGGAGTTCGTTCTCAGGAAAGAGCCCTTCGAGTTCACACCGGGGTTCTGGAGTTCGGGGGAGATACTCAGGCGCACGTGGGACAGGGCGGTGGGCTACGTTGAAAGGGACGGAAAACTGGAGAGGGACTCCGTTCCGGACGACATGGCGCTGATAATCGACCTCGGCGATGGGGCCGCCGTTGTCACCGGCTGCGGTCACTCGGGGGTTCTGAATATCGCGTGGCATGCGGAGGATGTGAGCGGGAAGCCGGTCAGAGCGCTGATAGGAGGCCTTCATCTCAACGGTGCCAAGAGGGAAATCCTCGATGAAGTCGCCGAGAGGATAGAGGCCGAACGGCTCTACGCCGGCCACTGCACTGGCATTGACTCCTATGCGTACCTGAAGGCCATGCTCGGTGAGAGGATAGAGCCGCTGCACGTAGGCAAGACCATCGAGCTTTAG
- a CDS encoding NOG1 family protein, with amino-acid sequence MKNPFEKMPTVLTADELIDKAFRRAEKAASAFTPKGGPRAKARQREELRVRTVSNVVRDNLRKLLDRTPGVSELPAFYRELVDTLVDRDQFHRSLARVNWAIKTIRNLEQRYVEKIRYSRDPEEIARLRRAFYGRVADVLRDIADDLEYLNQARNVLKDLPVVDLGLPTVVIAGHPNVGKSTLLRALTNARPEVATYPFTTKGINVGQFEEHYLKYQVIDTPGLLDRPLSERNEVERQAILALKHLGKVIVYIFDPSEYCGYPIEEQTHLFEEIYAEFGEFPFIIVLNKVDIADEEKIRKVEEFVRAKGLEPLRISALNGEGLEELKERVIELVKPMVEEQARRIMEKELRKYREELEL; translated from the coding sequence ATGAAGAACCCGTTCGAAAAAATGCCGACCGTGCTTACCGCTGACGAGCTCATCGACAAGGCCTTCAGGAGGGCCGAGAAAGCCGCATCGGCCTTCACGCCCAAGGGCGGTCCGAGGGCAAAGGCGAGGCAGAGGGAGGAGCTCCGCGTAAGAACTGTCTCAAACGTGGTGAGGGACAACCTCAGAAAGCTCCTGGACAGAACGCCGGGCGTTTCGGAGCTGCCAGCGTTCTACAGGGAGCTGGTTGACACGCTCGTTGACAGGGACCAGTTTCACCGCTCCCTTGCGAGGGTCAACTGGGCGATAAAGACGATAAGGAACCTGGAGCAGAGGTACGTTGAGAAGATACGGTACTCCAGGGACCCGGAGGAGATAGCCCGGCTCAGAAGGGCCTTCTACGGCCGCGTTGCTGACGTTCTCAGGGACATAGCCGACGACCTTGAGTACCTCAACCAGGCGAGGAACGTGCTGAAGGATTTGCCGGTCGTTGACCTTGGGCTCCCAACCGTCGTCATAGCCGGTCACCCCAACGTGGGCAAGTCAACACTGCTGCGGGCGTTAACCAACGCCAGACCCGAGGTTGCCACATACCCGTTCACGACCAAGGGCATAAACGTTGGCCAGTTCGAGGAGCACTACCTCAAGTACCAGGTCATAGACACGCCCGGCCTTCTAGACAGGCCGCTGAGCGAGAGGAACGAGGTCGAGAGGCAGGCCATCCTGGCGCTCAAGCACCTCGGAAAGGTCATCGTCTACATCTTCGACCCCAGCGAGTACTGCGGCTATCCCATTGAGGAACAGACCCACCTGTTCGAGGAAATCTACGCCGAGTTCGGCGAGTTCCCCTTCATCATAGTCCTCAACAAGGTGGACATAGCCGACGAGGAGAAGATTAGAAAGGTAGAGGAGTTCGTCAGAGCTAAAGGCCTTGAACCCCTCAGAATCTCGGCGCTCAACGGCGAAGGCCTTGAGGAGCTGAAGGAGCGAGTCATAGAGCTCGTAAAGCCCATGGTCGAGGAGCAGGCGAGGAGAATAATGGAGAAGGAACTGAGAAAGTACCGGGAAGAGCTGGAGCTCTGA
- a CDS encoding 30S ribosomal protein S8e, protein MAIWQGRSLKKPSGGRIILARKKRKRELGREPAFTKVGEDREKKKIIRTYGGNRKVRLIEALYANVFENGKGKKVKIISVIQNPANRQYVRRNIITKGAIIETEAGKAIVTSRPGQDGVVNAVLIKEESA, encoded by the coding sequence ATGGCTATATGGCAGGGAAGGTCACTCAAGAAGCCTTCAGGCGGAAGGATTATCCTCGCTAGGAAGAAGAGGAAGAGGGAGCTTGGAAGGGAGCCGGCTTTCACCAAGGTCGGTGAGGACAGGGAAAAGAAGAAGATAATCAGAACCTACGGCGGAAACAGGAAGGTCAGGCTCATCGAGGCCCTCTACGCCAACGTCTTCGAGAATGGCAAGGGGAAGAAGGTTAAGATAATCAGCGTCATCCAGAACCCGGCCAACAGGCAGTACGTCAGGAGGAACATCATCACCAAGGGCGCCATCATCGAGACCGAGGCCGGCAAGGCCATCGTCACCAGCAGGCCCGGCCAGGACGGCGTCGTCAACGCCGTTCTCATCAAGGAGGAGAGCGCCTGA
- the pyrG gene encoding glutamine hydrolyzing CTP synthase — protein MTKFIFVTGGVVSGLGKGITSASLGMLMKARGFRTTNIKIDPYLNYDAGTMNPYQHGEVFVLDDGGEVDLDLGNYERFLDTSLSFDHNITTGKVYSAVIEKERRGDYLGATVQVIPHITNEIKERIREIARDHDVVVVEIGGTVGDIESMPFLEAARQMQLEEGRENVAFVHVTYVPKLKVVGEQKTKPTQHSVKELRSLGIQPDAIVARSEDPLEESARRKISLFTNVPPEAVISAYDVEDTYEVPLMLEKEGLANYLTRRLGLPEREPELDAWREMVERYKSLEDTVEIAVVGKYVKLADSYLSIKEALKHSSVANGVKVKIRWIEAEDLEKSGTKLLEGVDGIIVPGGFGARGTEGKMLAARYARENDIPFLGICFGFQLTVVEFARNVLGLKGAHSTEIDPQTPHPVVDLMPEQRDLDKLGGTMRLGAYPVKVKPGTLARELYGKELIYERHRHRWEVNPEYIEKFEKAGLIFSGIAGDDERRMEILELPEKRYFIATQFHPEFKSRPMNPAPVFRGLVKAAKEKKYGA, from the coding sequence ATGACAAAGTTCATATTCGTCACTGGTGGTGTCGTCAGCGGTCTTGGAAAGGGTATAACCAGCGCTTCCCTCGGAATGCTCATGAAGGCGAGGGGCTTCAGAACGACCAACATCAAGATAGACCCCTACCTCAACTACGACGCCGGAACCATGAACCCCTACCAGCACGGCGAAGTGTTCGTCCTCGACGACGGCGGCGAGGTTGACCTCGACCTTGGCAACTACGAGCGCTTTCTGGACACCAGCCTGAGTTTTGACCACAACATAACCACTGGGAAGGTATATTCTGCTGTCATTGAAAAGGAACGCAGGGGCGACTACCTCGGTGCCACCGTGCAGGTCATTCCGCACATCACCAACGAGATAAAGGAGCGCATAAGGGAGATAGCTCGCGACCACGACGTCGTTGTCGTCGAGATCGGCGGAACCGTCGGTGACATAGAGAGCATGCCCTTCCTTGAGGCTGCCCGTCAGATGCAGCTCGAGGAGGGAAGGGAGAACGTCGCTTTCGTTCACGTTACCTACGTGCCGAAGCTCAAGGTCGTCGGCGAGCAGAAGACGAAGCCGACCCAGCACAGCGTTAAGGAGCTTAGGAGCCTTGGAATCCAGCCCGATGCTATAGTGGCCCGCTCGGAGGACCCGCTCGAGGAGAGCGCCAGGAGGAAGATAAGCCTCTTCACCAACGTCCCGCCGGAGGCGGTCATAAGCGCCTACGACGTTGAGGACACCTACGAGGTTCCGCTCATGCTCGAGAAGGAGGGTCTTGCAAACTATCTTACCCGCAGGCTCGGCCTTCCTGAGAGGGAGCCGGAACTCGACGCCTGGCGCGAGATGGTCGAGAGGTACAAGTCCTTAGAGGACACAGTTGAGATTGCCGTGGTGGGCAAGTACGTCAAGCTTGCCGATTCGTACCTCAGCATAAAGGAGGCGTTAAAGCACTCGAGCGTCGCCAACGGCGTGAAGGTGAAGATACGCTGGATCGAGGCGGAAGACCTCGAGAAGAGCGGAACAAAGCTCCTCGAAGGCGTTGACGGCATAATAGTTCCCGGCGGCTTCGGGGCGCGCGGGACGGAGGGCAAGATGCTCGCGGCCCGCTACGCTCGGGAGAACGACATACCTTTCCTTGGGATATGCTTCGGCTTCCAGCTCACGGTTGTTGAGTTTGCGCGCAACGTTCTGGGGCTGAAGGGTGCGCACTCCACCGAGATAGACCCCCAGACACCGCACCCCGTCGTTGACCTGATGCCGGAACAGAGGGACCTCGACAAGCTCGGCGGAACGATGCGTCTCGGTGCCTATCCCGTCAAGGTAAAGCCAGGAACCCTTGCGAGGGAACTCTATGGGAAGGAACTGATCTACGAGCGCCACAGGCACCGCTGGGAGGTCAACCCGGAGTACATAGAGAAGTTTGAGAAGGCCGGCTTAATCTTCAGCGGAATAGCCGGGGACGACGAGAGGAGGATGGAGATACTTGAGCTTCCGGAGAAGAGGTACTTCATAGCAACCCAGTTCCACCCAGAGTTCAAGTCCCGCCCCATGAATCCGGCACCGGTATTCAGGGGGCTCGTCAAGGCTGCAAAAGAAAAGAAGTACGGGGCTTAA
- a CDS encoding DUF555 domain-containing protein, translating to MGDYVVVLEAPIIVRDVETSEDAINVAVSKVAKALNKEKLDFVRVEIGYSQCPVCGAHFESAFVIGSVGLVGMYLTIKVYNAQTIEHAERIAKAVIGKALKKVPLKVYEIRELTEEEEGNGLELDG from the coding sequence ATGGGAGACTACGTGGTTGTTTTGGAGGCACCCATTATAGTGAGGGACGTCGAAACGAGCGAGGACGCGATAAACGTGGCGGTGAGCAAAGTTGCGAAAGCCCTCAACAAGGAGAAGCTCGACTTCGTGCGCGTTGAAATCGGCTACTCCCAGTGCCCGGTATGCGGGGCCCACTTCGAGAGCGCCTTCGTCATAGGCTCGGTGGGTCTGGTTGGGATGTACCTGACGATCAAGGTCTACAACGCTCAAACCATCGAGCACGCCGAGAGGATAGCCAAGGCCGTCATCGGCAAGGCCCTCAAGAAGGTTCCGCTCAAGGTCTACGAGATAAGGGAGCTCACCGAGGAGGAAGAGGGGAACGGTCTGGAGCTGGACGGTTGA
- a CDS encoding DUF357 domain-containing protein, protein MGREITEEKLQRYFKITAEALETLEIAVHEKSLLRTVAEDFLTMARSYFEDARYYYEKGDYVTAFAALNYAHGFIDAGVRLGVFRGEDDRLFAFG, encoded by the coding sequence GTGGGACGGGAGATAACCGAGGAGAAGCTCCAGAGGTACTTTAAAATCACCGCTGAAGCGCTGGAGACCCTTGAAATAGCGGTTCATGAGAAGAGCCTTTTAAGAACCGTTGCGGAGGACTTCCTCACCATGGCGAGGAGCTATTTTGAGGACGCCAGGTACTACTACGAGAAAGGTGACTACGTGACTGCCTTTGCCGCGCTCAACTACGCCCACGGTTTCATCGATGCCGGCGTAAGGCTCGGAGTCTTTAGGGGAGAGGATGACAGACTGTTTGCCTTTGGCTGA
- a CDS encoding M20 metallopeptidase family protein — MNPLDEALRIKDEIIAWRRDFHMYPELKYEEERTSEIVEEHLREWGYRIKRVGTGIIADIGDGEKTIALRADMDALPVQEENDVPYKSRVPGKMHACGHDAHTAMLLGAAKIISEHIDEFNGRVRLIFQPAEEGGNGAVKMIEGGALESVDAVFGLHVWHDLPSGIIGIKEGPFMAGAGIFKARVIGKGGHGASPHQTVDPIPIAAETILALQTIASRNVPPIETGVVSVTAVHAGTAFNVIPEEVEMKGTIRFFKHEVGELIQRRMREILEGVTKAHGASYELSIEELVPPTVNDKNMAAFARKVAEKYGLRYGDVEPTMGAEDFAFYLQKVPGAFLTLGIYNEEKGIIYPHHHPRFDVDEEVLHLGTAMEVALAIEFLR; from the coding sequence ATGAACCCACTCGACGAAGCCCTGAGGATTAAGGACGAGATAATAGCCTGGAGAAGGGACTTCCACATGTACCCCGAGCTCAAGTACGAGGAGGAGAGAACTTCGGAAATTGTGGAGGAGCACCTCCGTGAATGGGGGTACAGGATAAAGCGCGTCGGAACCGGGATAATAGCAGACATCGGAGATGGCGAGAAGACAATAGCCCTCAGGGCGGACATGGACGCTCTGCCCGTTCAGGAGGAGAACGACGTCCCCTACAAGTCCCGCGTTCCCGGAAAAATGCACGCCTGCGGACACGACGCACACACGGCCATGCTCCTTGGAGCCGCAAAGATAATCTCGGAGCACATCGATGAGTTCAACGGCAGGGTGAGGCTCATCTTTCAGCCGGCCGAGGAGGGCGGCAACGGAGCGGTGAAGATGATCGAAGGGGGAGCCTTGGAGAGCGTGGATGCGGTGTTCGGCCTCCACGTCTGGCACGACCTCCCGAGCGGGATCATCGGCATAAAGGAAGGCCCGTTCATGGCCGGTGCGGGCATATTCAAGGCACGGGTAATAGGAAAAGGCGGCCACGGAGCATCGCCGCACCAGACCGTTGACCCCATCCCGATAGCGGCGGAAACAATACTTGCACTCCAGACCATAGCGAGCAGAAACGTCCCTCCGATTGAGACGGGAGTTGTCAGCGTCACTGCAGTACACGCCGGAACGGCCTTCAACGTGATTCCAGAGGAAGTCGAGATGAAGGGGACGATAAGGTTCTTCAAGCACGAGGTAGGCGAGTTGATTCAGAGGCGCATGAGGGAGATACTCGAAGGTGTCACGAAGGCGCACGGGGCTTCCTACGAGCTGTCAATAGAGGAGCTCGTCCCGCCGACCGTTAACGATAAGAACATGGCGGCTTTTGCCAGAAAGGTGGCCGAAAAGTACGGTCTGAGGTATGGCGATGTTGAGCCAACCATGGGGGCCGAGGACTTTGCCTTTTACCTCCAGAAAGTCCCAGGAGCGTTCCTGACGCTCGGAATATACAACGAGGAAAAGGGGATAATCTACCCGCACCACCATCCCAGGTTCGACGTTGACGAGGAGGTTCTCCATCTCGGAACGGCGATGGAAGTTGCCCTCGCCATTGAGTTCCTCAGGTGA
- a CDS encoding GNAT family N-acetyltransferase, with product MSMRIRLATLDDVEGIVALHTAGERFNGGIYERYSKGGPWTAVETCAIHINNLLRDNQLVAVAELDGEIVGEVEVLFSEEPINGKLMQIAHIDVIEVHPDYRGRGIGRALIEFVEEVAREREVEMLTVQPDTDAEGFYRKLGFNVELFTGTILWVPAKGRGTVEPLEFGWEDVKNLELVAGRFQSSYSMFFSAFKDNIAGIHYTVESGRSGGSYYALKNLPGREGVALLLWGRIEDLKAVLGRAKILGFERVLTLLPGSVESFGAEKVGKIKILAKELT from the coding sequence ATGTCGATGAGGATCCGCTTGGCGACTCTCGATGACGTTGAGGGGATAGTTGCACTCCACACGGCCGGCGAGAGGTTCAACGGCGGCATCTACGAACGCTACAGCAAGGGCGGGCCATGGACGGCGGTTGAGACCTGCGCGATACACATCAATAACCTTCTGCGGGATAACCAGCTGGTCGCCGTTGCTGAGTTGGACGGAGAAATCGTGGGCGAGGTGGAGGTTCTATTCTCTGAGGAGCCAATTAACGGGAAGCTTATGCAAATAGCCCATATTGACGTCATCGAGGTTCACCCGGATTACAGGGGCAGGGGCATTGGAAGGGCGCTCATCGAGTTCGTTGAGGAGGTCGCTAGGGAGCGGGAGGTCGAGATGCTGACCGTCCAGCCGGATACGGATGCGGAGGGGTTCTACAGAAAGCTCGGCTTTAACGTTGAACTCTTCACGGGAACGATCCTGTGGGTGCCCGCGAAGGGAAGGGGGACGGTAGAACCTTTGGAGTTTGGCTGGGAGGACGTTAAGAACCTCGAACTGGTCGCTGGTCGCTTCCAAAGCTCCTACAGCATGTTCTTCTCGGCCTTTAAGGACAACATCGCTGGGATTCACTATACCGTAGAATCAGGAAGGAGCGGCGGCTCGTACTACGCGCTGAAAAACCTTCCGGGGAGAGAGGGCGTTGCGCTCCTGCTCTGGGGCAGGATTGAGGATTTGAAGGCGGTTCTTGGCAGGGCGAAGATCCTCGGGTTTGAGCGGGTTCTGACACTCCTGCCGGGCAGCGTTGAGAGCTTCGGCGCTGAAAAGGTGGGAAAAATTAAGATACTCGCGAAGGAGCTCACCTGA
- a CDS encoding phosphoglycolate phosphatase — protein sequence MIKAISLDIDGTITYPDRRLHEDALRAIRLAESLGVPVMLVTGNSVPFAEAMAIMIGTSGPVVAEDGGALSIRDGRLRKRIYLTKMDEEWILWSEVKRRYPEAVMSFSMPERKAGLVILRTIPVEAVKDIIAELGLNLIAVDSGFAIHVKKPWINKGTGLEKACEVLGIEPKEVAHIGDGENDLDAFRVVGYRVAVGQAPESLKREADYVTKKTYGEGGAEGILHVLEKFGYLGDVDEDPLGDSR from the coding sequence ATGATAAAGGCAATATCCCTAGACATAGACGGCACTATCACTTATCCTGACAGGCGGCTCCATGAAGATGCCCTGAGGGCGATAAGGCTCGCTGAGAGCCTGGGCGTTCCCGTCATGCTGGTCACCGGCAACTCCGTTCCCTTCGCGGAGGCAATGGCGATAATGATAGGCACCAGCGGCCCGGTGGTGGCGGAGGACGGTGGAGCCCTGTCCATAAGGGACGGACGGCTGAGAAAGAGGATTTACCTGACGAAGATGGACGAGGAATGGATTCTCTGGAGCGAGGTGAAGAGACGCTATCCAGAGGCAGTCATGAGCTTTTCGATGCCGGAGCGGAAGGCCGGCCTCGTGATTCTGAGGACCATCCCCGTCGAGGCCGTGAAGGATATAATAGCGGAGCTCGGGCTCAACCTCATCGCCGTTGATTCAGGCTTCGCGATACACGTCAAGAAGCCATGGATAAACAAGGGTACCGGGCTTGAAAAGGCCTGCGAGGTGCTCGGGATAGAGCCCAAGGAGGTCGCCCATATCGGGGACGGGGAGAACGACCTCGATGCCTTCAGAGTAGTCGGTTATCGCGTCGCCGTTGGCCAGGCGCCGGAGAGCCTGAAAAGAGAAGCCGACTACGTGACGAAAAAGACCTACGGGGAGGGCGGAGCGGAGGGAATCCTTCACGTACTGGAGAAGTTCGGCTACCTTGGTGATGTCGATGAGGATCCGCTTGGCGACTCTCGATGA
- the truD gene encoding tRNA pseudouridine(13) synthase TruD: MDYREFFSQFMYLSEGPGIGGRIKVHPEDFVVIEDPLPSIFEGRKHAIFFLKKRNWDTMSAVKEIAKRAGINYRDIGFAGTKDRHAVTYQYISVPQDAKEKVENVRIRDVELRFVSYGRFIKLGHLLGNRFKIIVREVDEKAFERSKEIMRELRGKGGFPNYFGYQRFGERRVTNHLIGKLLLQGDFEAAARLFLGAHEGGMEGDEARRRFWETGDVERALEEFPNFLRYERTLLYRYKETGSWRRAFLSLPLPIMRIFIHAYQSYLFNIYISRRIERGIPLNEALVGDIVVQVKGGIPYRDRTYRVTETNIDFVNEKIRRGEAALSGPLFGFAMRMARGLPGKLEEEILAEEGITLETFRKLPKPMAEPGGRRELLIRPLGMTYGYIPGTGMYFRFFLPKGTYATSVLREIMKDH, from the coding sequence ATGGACTACCGCGAGTTCTTCTCCCAGTTCATGTATCTGAGCGAGGGGCCCGGTATCGGCGGGAGGATAAAGGTCCATCCCGAGGATTTCGTGGTCATTGAAGACCCCCTTCCCTCGATTTTCGAGGGCAGGAAGCATGCCATCTTCTTCCTTAAAAAGAGGAACTGGGACACGATGAGCGCGGTGAAGGAGATAGCGAAGCGCGCCGGGATCAACTACAGGGACATCGGCTTTGCCGGGACGAAGGACAGGCATGCGGTGACGTATCAATACATAAGCGTGCCTCAAGATGCGAAGGAGAAGGTTGAAAACGTTCGGATCAGAGACGTTGAGCTCCGCTTCGTTTCCTACGGTCGGTTTATAAAACTCGGTCACCTCCTCGGAAATCGCTTCAAGATAATCGTGAGAGAGGTTGATGAAAAGGCCTTCGAGCGGAGTAAGGAAATAATGAGAGAACTCCGCGGTAAAGGCGGCTTTCCGAACTACTTCGGCTACCAGCGCTTTGGAGAGCGGCGCGTCACGAACCACCTCATAGGAAAGCTCCTCCTCCAGGGAGATTTTGAGGCTGCGGCGAGGCTGTTCCTCGGAGCACACGAGGGTGGCATGGAGGGCGACGAAGCCAGGAGGCGCTTCTGGGAGACGGGCGACGTTGAGAGGGCCTTAGAGGAATTTCCGAACTTCCTGCGCTATGAGAGAACGCTCCTCTACCGCTACAAGGAGACGGGAAGCTGGAGAAGGGCCTTCCTCTCGCTGCCCCTCCCGATAATGCGCATCTTCATCCACGCCTACCAGAGCTACCTCTTCAACATCTACATTTCCAGGAGGATTGAGAGGGGCATTCCCCTGAACGAGGCCCTCGTCGGCGATATCGTCGTTCAGGTCAAAGGGGGAATTCCCTACCGCGACAGAACGTACCGCGTCACCGAGACGAACATCGACTTCGTAAATGAAAAGATACGGCGCGGCGAGGCCGCCCTTAGTGGCCCGCTCTTCGGCTTTGCGATGAGGATGGCCAGGGGTCTTCCGGGGAAGCTTGAGGAGGAGATTCTTGCGGAGGAGGGCATAACGCTCGAGACCTTCAGAAAGCTTCCCAAGCCGATGGCCGAGCCCGGCGGCAGGAGGGAGCTTCTGATTAGGCCCCTAGGAATGACCTACGGCTACATCCCCGGAACGGGCATGTACTTCCGCTTCTTCCTTCCGAAAGGAACATACGCAACCAGCGTGCTCAGGGAGATAATGAAGGACCACTGA